One Candidatus Cloacimonadota bacterium genomic window, GAGAACGAGAAAAAAGATTCGACCTTGCTCTTTCTGCCATTCAGATTTTATCCAAACAGGAAATGATAAATGCTCTCGATCAAAGAATTATTTATTTGAGTTCGGAAAAAGAAAAGATCAATGAAGATTATATCGAGCAAAAAGAATGTCTTCCATTGGGAGGAAATATACTTTATGAAAGAATTTTAAAATCAATTGATAATGAGATCGAATCAACTCAAAATATCAAAAACTATTTAAATGAAAGGTAAACTTTATGAAGACAAAATTTATATTCATTACTTTTTTCTTATGTATGATCTTCTTAATTTTTGGAACAATAATCAATGTTCCCGATGATTATGCAACTATCCAATCTGCAATTAATGCCAGTTCAACCGGTGATACGATCCTCGTTCAACCCGGAACTTATCACGAAAATGTCGATTTTAATAATCGAGCAGTTACTTTAGCATCTTTGTATGCGACGACATCAGATGAATCTTACATCGAATCTACGATAATCAACGGAGGTCACAGCAGCAGTTGTGTAAAATTTGACAGCGGAGAAGGTAATGATTCGGTAATTAACGGTTTTACGGTTACTAACGGTTATGCTTATTACGGAGCGGGAATCTATTGTTATAACAGCAGCAGTCCGACGATCATGAATATGATAATTGATAATAACGATGGTCATCCGGATGATAGTTACGGCGGCGGAATTTGCATTATGAGTGAATCCGAACCTGTTTGTTCCAATATTGTTATTTCTAATAATTATGCTGAAGCAGGTGGTGGAATTTATTGTCACGATAACGGGAATGCGACTTTATCCAATATTACTTTTTTTGGAAATACAGCGAATCATGGTGGAGCAATGCTGACAAATTATTCCCATCCGGTTGTAGATCGTGCTCTTGTATATGATAATCAGGCAAATTCTGCCGGTGGTGCGGTTTATGTCCTTTATCATTCCTTCCCTGAATTTACTAACTGCTCGATTGTAAATAATACAACACCAGGTTGGGGTGGAGGATTTTATTGCAACGATATTTATGGAGAACCGATTATTACAAATTCCATTATCTGGGGAAATGAATCGGATTATGACTTACAGATATTTGCACTTGGTGCAAAT contains:
- a CDS encoding T9SS type A sorting domain-containing protein; protein product: MKTKFIFITFFLCMIFLIFGTIINVPDDYATIQSAINASSTGDTILVQPGTYHENVDFNNRAVTLASLYATTSDESYIESTIINGGHSSSCVKFDSGEGNDSVINGFTVTNGYAYYGAGIYCYNSSSPTIMNMIIDNNDGHPDDSYGGGICIMSESEPVCSNIVISNNYAEAGGGIYCHDNGNATLSNITFFGNTANHGGAMLTNYSHPVVDRALVYDNQANSAGGAVYVLYHSFPEFTNCSIVNNTTPGWGGGFYCNDIYGEPIITNSIIWGNESDYDLQIFALGANPTVNYSDVQDGTGEDWFGEGCIDADPLFLDPGNDIFFLTVSSPCIDAGDPNSPLDPDGSIADMGVFYFEQTDVNNEELINNNERIEISNYPNPFHSSTTISFSVTQTSRFVTLDIYNLKGQKIRQFSIDDSRFSIVWDGTDETGKYVSSGIYYYKMKNGRYTSTKKMILMK